The Kitasatospora setae KM-6054 genome contains a region encoding:
- the dnaE gene encoding DNA polymerase III subunit alpha: MADSFAHLHVHTEYSMLDGAAKNGKLFAEAERLGMPAIAMSDHGNMFGAYEFFHAAAKSAVKPIIGIEAYVAPSSRFLKKQVFWAPGGQRPTGSDGEGGKDVSGGGRYTHMTMWAQNATGLRNLFKLSSLASMEGYYMKPRMDRELIAANATGIIATTGCPSGEVQTRLRLGQYEEAVKAAGAYQDIFGKENYFLELMDHGLSIERDVRADLLRLAKELGIPLLATNDSHYVTADQADAHDSLLCVGVGKNKDDPNRFKFNGSGYYVKTSEEMRELFRDLPEACDNTLAIAERIESYEEVFTYVDRMPQFDVPEGETQASFLRKKIAAGLQHRYGDNPSQEVLDRVELEMGVITPMGFDAYFLVVADICQYGRDNGIPVGPGRGSAAGSMVSYLTGITQLDPLEHDLLFERFLNPERINPPDVDIDFDDRQRDQMVRYVTDKYGSAYTAQVNTFGTIKAKAAVKDANRILGYPFSMGDRITKAMPPDVMGKGVPLADLFNEKHPRYNEGTEIRSLYENEPDVKKIIDTGLGIEGLIRGTGVHAAAVILSSTPLLELIPLHMRDKDGTIITGFDYPSCEAMGLIKMDFLGLRNLGIIDHCIKIVKANRGVDVDIDNIPIDDPTTYQLLARGDTLGVFQLDGGPMRALLRLMKPTEFADISAVSALYRPGPMGMNSHTNYALRKNGQQEIIPIHPELEEPLKEVLGPTYGLIVYQEQVQRAAQVLAGYSLGQADLLRRAMGKKKKEVLEKEFVPFHAGCKERGYSDEAIQAVWDVLVPFAGYAFNKSHSAAYGLVSYQTAYLKANYPAEYMAALLTSVADDKDKMAIYLAECRAMGIRILSPDVNESVVDFTAVGSDVRFGLKAVRNVGVPVIESLVATREAKGKYTSFADFLDKVELVVCNKRTVDSLVKAGAFDSLGHTRLSLSTVHESAIDAVTGVKKQQAIGQDDLFAMLGGDDTPAIGLDFQLTDREWPRKQLLGLEREMLGLYVSSHPLDGAEHILTKNRDVSLVDLLNSGRTEGEVRLSGLITGVDRRINKAGNAWAIITLADRDGSIEVLFFPAAYQLMSAQMVEDNVIAVRGRLNERDGSLSIFGQEITTLDMSSAELGTKPPVQITAPVGRLTPDVVAELKATLQAHPGDVPIRLLTTGWDKNTLYELGFTVNPDNGLASDIKTFLGPHCWQGTV, from the coding sequence CAACATGTTCGGCGCGTACGAGTTCTTCCACGCGGCCGCGAAGAGCGCGGTGAAGCCGATCATCGGCATCGAGGCGTACGTGGCGCCGTCCTCGCGGTTCCTGAAGAAGCAGGTGTTCTGGGCGCCGGGCGGCCAGCGCCCGACCGGCTCGGACGGCGAGGGCGGCAAGGACGTCTCCGGCGGCGGCCGGTACACCCACATGACGATGTGGGCGCAGAACGCGACCGGGCTGCGCAACCTGTTCAAGCTCTCCTCGCTGGCTTCGATGGAGGGCTACTACATGAAGCCCCGGATGGACCGGGAGCTGATCGCCGCCAACGCCACCGGCATCATCGCCACCACCGGCTGCCCGTCCGGCGAGGTGCAGACCCGGCTGCGGCTGGGCCAGTACGAGGAGGCGGTCAAGGCGGCGGGCGCCTACCAGGACATCTTCGGCAAGGAGAACTACTTCCTGGAGCTGATGGACCACGGCCTGTCCATCGAGCGGGACGTCCGCGCCGACCTGCTGCGGCTCGCCAAGGAGCTGGGCATCCCGCTGCTGGCCACCAACGACTCGCACTACGTCACGGCCGACCAGGCCGACGCGCACGACAGCCTGCTCTGCGTCGGCGTGGGCAAGAACAAGGACGACCCGAACCGGTTCAAGTTCAACGGCTCCGGCTACTACGTGAAGACCTCCGAGGAGATGCGCGAGCTGTTCCGCGACCTCCCGGAGGCGTGCGACAACACCCTCGCCATCGCCGAGCGGATCGAGTCGTACGAGGAGGTCTTCACCTACGTCGACCGGATGCCGCAGTTCGACGTGCCCGAGGGCGAGACCCAGGCGTCCTTCCTGCGCAAGAAGATCGCCGCCGGCCTGCAGCACCGCTACGGCGACAACCCGAGCCAGGAGGTGCTGGACCGGGTCGAGCTGGAGATGGGCGTGATCACCCCGATGGGGTTCGACGCCTACTTCCTCGTGGTCGCCGACATCTGCCAGTACGGCCGCGACAACGGCATCCCGGTCGGCCCGGGCCGAGGCTCGGCGGCCGGCTCGATGGTCTCCTACCTGACCGGCATCACCCAGCTCGACCCGCTGGAGCACGACCTGCTGTTCGAGCGGTTCCTCAACCCCGAGCGCATCAACCCGCCGGACGTCGACATCGACTTCGACGACCGCCAGCGCGACCAGATGGTGCGCTACGTCACCGACAAGTACGGCTCCGCGTACACCGCGCAGGTCAACACCTTCGGCACCATCAAGGCGAAGGCCGCCGTCAAGGACGCCAACCGGATCCTCGGCTACCCGTTCTCGATGGGCGACCGGATCACCAAGGCGATGCCGCCGGACGTGATGGGCAAGGGCGTCCCGCTCGCCGACCTGTTCAACGAGAAGCACCCCCGGTACAACGAGGGCACCGAGATCCGCTCGCTGTACGAGAACGAGCCGGACGTCAAGAAGATCATCGACACCGGCCTCGGCATCGAGGGCCTGATCCGCGGCACCGGCGTGCACGCGGCCGCGGTGATCCTCTCCTCCACGCCGCTGCTCGAACTGATCCCGCTGCACATGCGGGACAAGGACGGCACCATCATCACCGGCTTCGACTACCCGTCGTGCGAAGCCATGGGCCTGATCAAGATGGACTTCCTGGGTCTGCGGAACCTGGGCATCATCGACCACTGCATCAAGATCGTGAAGGCCAACCGGGGCGTCGACGTCGACATCGACAACATCCCGATCGACGACCCCACCACCTACCAGCTGCTCGCCCGCGGCGACACCCTCGGCGTCTTCCAGCTCGACGGCGGCCCGATGCGCGCCCTGCTGCGCCTGATGAAGCCCACCGAGTTCGCCGACATCTCCGCCGTCTCCGCGCTGTACCGGCCCGGCCCGATGGGCATGAACTCGCACACCAACTACGCGCTGCGCAAGAACGGCCAGCAGGAGATCATCCCGATCCACCCCGAGCTGGAGGAGCCCCTCAAGGAGGTCCTCGGCCCCACCTACGGCCTGATCGTCTACCAGGAGCAGGTGCAGCGCGCCGCCCAGGTGCTGGCCGGCTACTCGCTCGGCCAGGCCGACCTGCTGCGCCGCGCGATGGGCAAGAAGAAGAAGGAGGTGCTGGAGAAGGAGTTCGTGCCGTTCCACGCGGGCTGCAAGGAGCGCGGCTACTCGGACGAGGCGATCCAGGCGGTCTGGGACGTGCTGGTCCCGTTCGCCGGCTACGCCTTCAACAAGTCGCACTCCGCCGCGTACGGCCTGGTCTCCTACCAGACCGCCTACCTGAAGGCGAACTACCCCGCCGAGTACATGGCCGCCCTGCTCACCTCGGTCGCCGACGACAAGGACAAGATGGCGATCTACCTGGCCGAGTGCCGGGCGATGGGCATCCGGATCCTCTCCCCCGACGTCAACGAGTCCGTCGTCGACTTCACCGCCGTCGGCAGCGACGTCCGCTTCGGCCTGAAGGCGGTGCGCAACGTCGGCGTCCCGGTGATCGAGTCACTGGTCGCCACCCGGGAGGCCAAGGGCAAGTACACCTCCTTCGCCGACTTCCTCGACAAGGTCGAACTGGTCGTCTGCAACAAGCGCACCGTCGACTCCCTGGTCAAGGCCGGCGCCTTCGACTCCCTCGGCCACACCCGGCTCTCCCTCAGCACCGTCCACGAGAGCGCCATCGACGCCGTCACCGGCGTCAAGAAGCAGCAGGCCATCGGCCAGGACGACCTGTTCGCGATGCTCGGCGGCGACGACACCCCCGCCATCGGCCTCGACTTCCAACTCACCGACCGCGAATGGCCGCGCAAGCAACTCCTCGGCCTGGAACGCGAGATGCTCGGCCTCTACGTCTCCAGCCACCCGCTGGACGGCGCCGAGCACATCCTCACCAAGAACCGCGACGTCTCCCTCGTCGACCTCCTCAACTCCGGCCGCACCGAAGGCGAGGTCCGACTCTCCGGCCTGATCACCGGCGTCGACCGCCGGATCAACAAGGCCGGCAACGCCTGGGCGATCATCACCCTCGCCGACCGCGACGGCTCCATCGAGGTGCTCTTCTTCCCCGCCGCCTACCAGCTGATGTCCGCCCAGATGGTCGAGGACAACGTCATCGCCGTCCGCGGCCGCCTCAACGAACGCGACGGCTCCCTCAGCATCTTCGGCCAGGAGATCACCACCCTCGACATGTCCTCCGCCGAACTCGGCACCAAACCCCCCGTCCAGATCACCGCCCCCGTCGGCCGCCTCACCCCCGACGTCGTCGCCGAACTCAAAGCCACCCTCCAAGCCCACCCCGGCGACGTCCCGATCCGCCTCCTCACCACCGGCTGGGACAAGAACACCCTCTACGAACTCGGCTTCACCGTGAACCCCGACAACGGCCTCGCCTCCGACATCAAGACCTTCCTCGGCCCGCACTGCTGGCAGGGCACCGTCTGA